In Streptomyces alboniger, the following are encoded in one genomic region:
- a CDS encoding aldehyde dehydrogenase family protein, whose protein sequence is MPTYRRLASAEGRIWETEEVADRIRDAIDLLQRRGVEPGSRVMVGGVNSPEWVVELLALVHLDASVVLTDHRAAAAQRARIRRQARVVLDAGDGIGCTASPQPVRRAGVVPNVAAWSRRQDAVISWSSGTTGEPKGIVRSGRSILDNLTLSAERMGYRPDDVFLPVLPYSHQYGLSLVLCWWLGGGTLVVYGPTTRLDRALEAGAEHGLTVVDAAPSTYYSLLNLFDRRPVLVDTLKSVRAWCVGGAPLGRNLADRFLARTGRHLLDGYGATEVGNIALAPPGDPVGCGTPLPGVTVEVHDENGMPLPHDRLGELVVRTDGLMTGHLGEDGEIVPVRNSVHRTGDIGRRDAAGRVFPVGRKRAVHRDGHTLYPDHLAERAESVGAQTQVVAVPDERLGSRLVFVVADPAGQEPAHWKRLLRSVLARYEQPDHLAVLPELPLTTTGKPDLSALEQIAMTSLHATTAATETGTAAYRIPFAERVHALRAVRRYVAEHEDEVLEILTDISPYDTARTEIQSFLCVLDGAEEEIRRGRPNGVPQAAVFMPSNIPLYSYALYLLVTSLYSDRVTFRPATAIENQMQRLHALLGPVHRLPIEIFELSRRKFVTGPVREADFIVFTGEFSNAETIREGLADDQLFLFFGQGINPFVIAPDADLPHAVRDLVRIRMHNSGQDCFGPDVVYAPQGRTEEFLDLLTAELSALRFGQNKDPEADYGPLSYDSALVDCADYLARHARRIHYGGRLDLPSRRVEPTVLLWDFDDKIPLDEMFAPVFNVVSYPGARRLRERLASPYFNERALGAMVYGNDPETVEVLARRHQTCVNRTLLDAEDGNRPFGGYGMRANYLSYGGERRAEPLLVSQAVARALPSGDPVAGVGR, encoded by the coding sequence TTGCCCACTTACAGGCGCTTGGCCTCGGCCGAGGGGCGCATCTGGGAGACCGAAGAGGTGGCGGACCGCATACGCGATGCCATCGACCTCCTGCAACGCCGTGGCGTCGAACCCGGTTCGCGCGTGATGGTGGGCGGCGTGAATTCACCGGAATGGGTCGTCGAATTGCTCGCGCTCGTTCATCTGGACGCCTCCGTGGTTCTCACCGACCACCGGGCCGCTGCCGCGCAGCGCGCACGGATCCGCCGCCAGGCCCGGGTCGTGCTCGACGCGGGCGACGGCATCGGCTGTACCGCGTCACCGCAGCCGGTCAGGCGCGCGGGTGTGGTGCCCAACGTCGCCGCCTGGTCCCGCCGCCAGGACGCCGTGATCTCCTGGTCTTCGGGCACCACCGGCGAGCCCAAGGGTATCGTCCGCTCCGGTCGCTCGATCCTGGATAACCTCACGCTCAGCGCGGAGCGCATGGGCTACCGGCCCGACGACGTCTTCCTGCCCGTCCTGCCGTACTCCCACCAGTACGGGCTATCCCTGGTCCTGTGCTGGTGGCTGGGCGGCGGCACGCTGGTGGTCTACGGGCCGACCACGCGCCTGGACCGTGCGCTGGAGGCGGGAGCCGAGCACGGGCTGACCGTCGTCGACGCGGCTCCTTCGACGTACTACAGCCTGCTCAACCTGTTCGACCGGCGCCCCGTCCTCGTCGACACGCTGAAGAGCGTACGTGCCTGGTGTGTAGGCGGTGCACCGCTGGGCCGGAACCTGGCCGACCGGTTCCTCGCCCGCACAGGCCGGCATCTCCTCGACGGCTATGGAGCGACCGAGGTCGGGAACATCGCGCTGGCGCCCCCCGGCGATCCGGTCGGGTGCGGCACGCCGCTGCCCGGTGTGACCGTCGAGGTCCATGACGAGAACGGCATGCCGCTGCCCCACGACCGGCTCGGCGAACTCGTCGTGCGCACCGATGGCCTGATGACCGGTCACCTGGGCGAGGACGGCGAGATCGTTCCGGTGCGGAATTCCGTGCACCGCACAGGCGACATCGGCAGGCGCGATGCGGCCGGGCGCGTCTTCCCGGTCGGACGCAAGCGCGCCGTACACCGCGACGGCCACACCCTCTACCCCGACCACCTCGCCGAGCGCGCCGAGTCGGTGGGCGCCCAGACCCAGGTCGTCGCCGTCCCCGACGAGCGCCTCGGCTCCCGCCTGGTGTTCGTCGTCGCGGATCCGGCCGGCCAGGAGCCCGCGCACTGGAAGCGGCTCCTGCGCTCCGTGCTCGCCCGCTACGAACAGCCCGACCACCTCGCCGTGCTCCCCGAGCTGCCGCTCACGACCACCGGGAAGCCCGACCTGTCCGCCCTGGAGCAGATCGCCATGACCTCGCTGCACGCGACCACCGCTGCGACCGAGACCGGGACGGCCGCCTACCGCATCCCCTTCGCCGAACGCGTCCACGCACTGCGCGCCGTCCGCCGGTACGTGGCGGAGCACGAGGACGAGGTCCTCGAAATCCTCACCGACATCTCGCCGTACGACACCGCCCGCACGGAAATCCAGTCGTTCCTCTGCGTACTCGACGGAGCGGAGGAGGAAATCCGACGAGGACGCCCGAACGGCGTGCCGCAGGCCGCCGTCTTCATGCCCTCCAACATTCCGCTCTACTCATACGCCCTCTACCTGCTCGTCACCTCCCTGTACAGCGATCGGGTCACGTTCCGTCCGGCAACGGCGATAGAGAACCAAATGCAGCGCCTGCACGCCCTGTTGGGCCCTGTGCACCGATTACCCATCGAGATATTCGAACTCAGTCGCCGGAAATTCGTCACCGGCCCCGTCCGCGAAGCAGACTTCATCGTCTTCACCGGTGAATTCTCCAATGCCGAGACGATCCGCGAAGGGCTGGCGGACGACCAGCTCTTCCTCTTCTTCGGCCAGGGCATCAATCCCTTCGTGATCGCACCGGACGCCGATCTCCCGCACGCCGTGCGCGATCTCGTACGCATACGCATGCACAACTCCGGCCAGGACTGTTTCGGCCCCGACGTCGTATACGCGCCACAAGGCCGCACCGAGGAATTCCTCGACCTGCTGACGGCCGAACTGTCGGCACTGCGCTTCGGGCAGAACAAAGACCCCGAGGCCGACTACGGTCCCCTCAGCTACGACTCGGCCCTGGTCGACTGTGCGGACTACCTGGCGCGCCACGCACGGCGCATCCACTACGGCGGCCGCCTCGACCTCCCCTCCCGCAGGGTCGAACCGACCGTGCTGCTCTGGGACTTCGACGACAAGATTCCCCTGGACGAGATGTTCGCCCCGGTGTTCAACGTCGTTTCCTACCCCGGCGCGCGGCGGCTGCGCGAGCGCCTGGCGAGCCCGTACTTCAACGAACGCGCGCTGGGAGCGATGGTCTACGGCAACGACCCGGAGACGGTGGAGGTGCTGGCCAGGCGCCACCAGACCTGCGTCAACCGGACGCTGCTCGACGCCGAGGACGGCAACCGGCCGTTCGGCGGCTACGGGATGAGGGCGAACTACCTCTCCTACGGAGGGGAGCGGCGCGCCGAACCCCTGCTCGTCTCGCAGGCGGTGGCGAGGGCCCTCCCGTCGGGCGACCCGGTCGCGGGGGTGGGGCGGTGA
- a CDS encoding helix-turn-helix domain-containing protein: protein MLEDWFVLLLDLEDFTPRERVDAFHHAMTDTSVPNDIVHEEHPAGMSARIEGWRVGGLDLFDVRCSGFEVRRTARHVRSHRDRPVVSVSLQTRGLHRAEQSGRQFTLGPQDICVFHELAPRIYGWSGYGASQAVTIDMEYLGLPIDTVVRASLRLRASPVHDLLLGHLRTLFRDPDRLEMDPGAGALANATTELMRALLTSAAHDGGEQRVRDAMDSSLVARIMAYARRHLTDPDLGPECIAAAHAISKRQLYVVLARAGIRLEQWLIAERLDAACRLLTSPRHAAVPVSAVAARCGFTSPSHFTRRFRAAYGTTPTEWRRHRTHSTEK, encoded by the coding sequence GTGCTGGAGGACTGGTTCGTGCTGCTGCTGGACCTGGAGGACTTCACGCCGCGCGAGCGGGTGGACGCGTTCCACCACGCGATGACGGACACCTCCGTACCGAACGACATCGTCCACGAGGAGCACCCAGCGGGGATGAGCGCCCGGATCGAAGGATGGCGGGTGGGCGGCCTTGATCTCTTCGACGTTCGGTGCTCGGGATTCGAGGTCCGCCGCACGGCCAGGCACGTGCGCAGCCACCGGGACCGTCCGGTGGTCTCCGTCTCGCTTCAGACCAGGGGCCTCCACCGCGCCGAACAGTCGGGCAGGCAGTTCACCCTCGGGCCGCAGGACATCTGCGTCTTCCACGAACTCGCGCCACGCATCTACGGCTGGTCCGGCTACGGCGCCTCTCAGGCCGTCACCATCGACATGGAGTACCTCGGGCTACCCATCGACACCGTCGTGCGGGCCTCCCTACGGCTGCGGGCCAGTCCCGTGCACGACCTGCTCCTGGGTCATCTGCGGACGCTCTTCCGTGATCCGGACCGCCTCGAAATGGATCCCGGAGCCGGAGCCCTTGCGAACGCCACCACCGAACTCATGCGGGCCCTGCTGACCTCGGCAGCCCACGACGGAGGGGAGCAGCGGGTCCGGGATGCCATGGACAGCTCCCTGGTCGCCCGGATCATGGCGTACGCGCGCCGTCACCTCACCGACCCCGACCTCGGACCGGAGTGCATTGCCGCAGCACACGCCATTTCCAAACGACAGCTGTACGTCGTGCTGGCACGCGCGGGCATCCGGCTCGAACAGTGGCTCATCGCCGAGCGGCTGGACGCGGCGTGCCGGCTCTTGACCTCACCCCGCCACGCAGCAGTGCCCGTCTCCGCCGTGGCGGCACGGTGCGGCTTCACCAGCCCCAGCCACTTCACCCGGCGCTTCCGCGCCGCCTACGGGACCACCCCGACCGAGTGGCGTCGCCACCGGACCCACTCCACCGAGAAATGA
- a CDS encoding alpha/beta hydrolase, whose translation MSDHNPVAPILEPEAAAFAEATATPPFLFQLPPAEGREAVEEVQSGEIDLQAVDEEWVGVPGGPTGEVRARILRPAGAEGELPVVVFVHGAGWVFGNARTHDRLVRELAVGTGAAVVFPEYDLSPEHRYPVALEQVWTVARWVVTDGAAHGLDATRIAVAGDSVGGNLSTALTLLAKERGGLTLAHQVLFYPVTDANFDTGSYRQFAEGYFLRRDGMQWFWDQYTTDERERAQITASPLRAAVEQLAGLPPALVITAEADVLRDEGEAYAAKLRQAGVEVTAVRVQGVIHDFVLLNALRPTQGAEVAIALAVTTLRKALAPH comes from the coding sequence ATGAGCGACCACAACCCTGTCGCGCCGATACTGGAACCGGAGGCCGCCGCCTTCGCCGAGGCGACCGCGACACCGCCGTTCCTGTTCCAGCTGCCGCCGGCCGAGGGCCGCGAGGCCGTCGAGGAGGTGCAGTCCGGCGAGATCGACCTGCAGGCCGTCGACGAGGAGTGGGTGGGCGTCCCCGGCGGCCCGACCGGCGAGGTGCGGGCCCGCATCCTGCGACCGGCCGGTGCCGAGGGCGAGCTGCCTGTCGTCGTCTTCGTGCACGGCGCCGGCTGGGTCTTCGGCAACGCCCGCACCCACGACCGCCTGGTGCGCGAACTCGCCGTCGGCACCGGCGCCGCGGTCGTCTTCCCCGAATACGACCTCTCACCCGAGCACCGCTACCCGGTGGCGCTGGAGCAGGTCTGGACGGTCGCGCGCTGGGTCGTCACCGACGGAGCCGCGCACGGCCTGGACGCCACCAGGATCGCGGTCGCCGGTGACTCAGTGGGCGGCAACCTGAGCACCGCGTTGACCCTGCTCGCCAAGGAGCGCGGCGGCCTCACCCTTGCCCACCAGGTCCTCTTCTACCCGGTGACGGACGCGAACTTCGACACCGGCTCCTACCGGCAGTTCGCCGAGGGCTACTTCCTGCGCCGCGACGGCATGCAGTGGTTCTGGGACCAGTACACGACCGACGAGCGCGAGCGCGCGCAGATCACCGCCTCCCCGCTGCGAGCCGCAGTCGAGCAGCTGGCCGGCCTTCCCCCGGCGCTGGTGATCACCGCCGAGGCGGATGTGCTACGCGACGAGGGCGAGGCGTACGCCGCCAAGCTGCGGCAGGCCGGTGTCGAGGTGACCGCCGTCCGCGTCCAGGGCGTCATCCACGACTTCGTCCTGCTCAACGCGC